Proteins encoded in a region of the Mesotoga sp. BH458_6_3_2_1 genome:
- a CDS encoding GNAT family N-acetyltransferase, translated as MIKEVEFDNLPGRFIEIFSGCLGRPEQSDEVLKMYQAPERRLFVMRQGGSIVAVAGLKLHELEEPELLHLAVRKDKRRSGFGSTLIKTMINSFMIDTLAVWTDEDAVGFYEKIGFIVVNEVQTQNGLVRYKLRFSRAKSRGRLET; from the coding sequence ATGATTAAGGAAGTCGAGTTCGATAATCTTCCCGGAAGGTTCATAGAGATTTTTTCTGGTTGTCTGGGAAGACCGGAGCAGTCCGACGAAGTATTGAAGATGTATCAGGCTCCGGAGAGAAGGCTCTTTGTGATGAGACAGGGAGGAAGCATAGTTGCTGTAGCCGGTTTGAAGCTCCATGAGCTTGAAGAGCCCGAGCTTCTGCATCTTGCCGTCAGGAAAGACAAGCGAAGGAGCGGCTTCGGCAGCACACTGATAAAGACAATGATAAATTCCTTCATGATAGATACTCTTGCAGTGTGGACAGATGAAGATGCCGTCGGTTTTTATGAGAAGATAGGGTTCATCGTTGTGAACGAAGTCCAGACTCAGAACGGTTTGGTTCGCTACAAACTCCGATTTTCTCGCGCAAAATCCCGTGGGAGGTTAGAAACGTGA
- a CDS encoding 2-hydroxyacid dehydrogenase: MKILFLNRLDRYWEGKVEELARAFPEHSFISYSSDSDPKAHISDAEVIVKGNLSQADLDKARNLRMVVVPWTGVDGLPLERLRERGVIVSNTHENAEVVAERAVALALAVTGRVVELHNDLAQGVWLGRPSNKEATWYSIIGKRCSVLGLGKIGQAIAKLISGFECEITGFKRTSGGEFPYVKRVTDDIQDAVRAGDLVFVALPLTKKTAGIIGSDLLSQMEGKYLVNVSRGRVIEEKALYDALKSGTLAGAAIDVWYEYPSSDRPATLPSRYPIHRFSNVVMSPHVGSWSVESMQSMVNGALKNIESFLLKGRPEEEIDLDELY, encoded by the coding sequence GTGAAGATCTTATTCCTGAATAGACTTGACAGATACTGGGAAGGAAAGGTTGAAGAGCTTGCAAGAGCATTTCCCGAACACTCTTTCATCTCGTACTCCAGCGACAGCGATCCGAAAGCCCATATTTCCGATGCCGAGGTAATAGTAAAGGGAAATCTTTCGCAAGCCGACCTCGATAAGGCCAGAAATCTCAGAATGGTCGTCGTTCCCTGGACCGGTGTTGATGGTCTTCCACTTGAACGGTTAAGAGAACGTGGCGTCATCGTTTCAAACACCCATGAGAATGCCGAGGTCGTTGCCGAAAGGGCCGTAGCTCTAGCCTTAGCTGTTACGGGAAGAGTTGTCGAACTTCATAACGATCTTGCGCAGGGGGTATGGTTGGGTCGGCCATCCAATAAGGAGGCGACCTGGTATTCCATCATCGGGAAGCGGTGCTCTGTTCTCGGCCTGGGCAAGATCGGGCAGGCGATAGCAAAACTGATCAGCGGCTTTGAATGCGAAATAACGGGATTCAAAAGAACCTCCGGCGGCGAGTTCCCTTACGTGAAGAGAGTGACAGACGATATTCAAGATGCCGTTCGGGCCGGTGATCTCGTCTTCGTTGCTCTTCCGCTGACGAAAAAGACAGCGGGGATCATCGGTTCCGATCTGCTAAGTCAGATGGAGGGCAAATATCTGGTAAATGTGAGCAGGGGAAGAGTAATCGAGGAGAAGGCACTGTACGATGCTCTGAAAAGCGGAACTCTCGCCGGCGCGGCAATAGATGTCTGGTACGAGTATCCCTCGAGTGATCGGCCCGCAACACTTCCATCGAGATATCCAATTCATAGGTTTTCCAATGTAGTCATGTCTCCGCACGTCGGAAGCTGGTCGGTAGAAAGTATGCAGTCCATGGTGAATGGCGCCTTGAAAAACATTGAGAGTTTTCTTCTTAAGGGAAGGCCGGAGGAAGAGATCGATCTTGACGAACTGTACTAG